A window of Geothrix edaphica genomic DNA:
TGGAGAGCCTCAGCTGGACGCAGCGGTCGGACTTGAGGCTGAACTTGAAGTCCACCAGGAAGCCGCGGGTGGGGTGCTGGAAGGCAGAGAACCCCACTTCCTCCAGCCAACCCGCGAGCATGTCCGGCGCGAGGGGGCGGATCTCCGTGGGGGGAAGGGGCACGAGCGGCGTGGGCTCATCCATGGAGGACTCCGTCGGTGGGGCTTCCCAGGGGGCGTGGTAGGCCTCCCAGGCCGCCCGGGAGAGGGCCTTGAGGACTTCGGGGCGGCGGTCGCCCCCGGCGTGGCGCCGGAGGGCTTCCTCGGGGGACAGGGCGCGGGAGGGGGATTCGAGGGTCATGGGCAGCCTCCCGGATGACGAGGGCGGCTCGCGGCGTCCTCCGTGGCCAGGCACTGGGCGAGGTGGGTCGCCAAGAATCCCTCGTCGAAGGGCCTGGCCTTGGGGACGGAAAGACCCTGGGCCACCTGCCAACGGCCGGCTTCGTCGAGGATCAGAGTCAGGGACGGGGAGAAGGCGCCCTTCGCCCGGTGGGTCGGACTCAGGCTGACGCTGAGCACCCTGGGCGGCGGGCCCGCCAACGGCCTGAGGAGCTCGATCCCGGCCTGCTCCGGGCCCAAGGGGGCGAACTCGAGGGAGAAGCGGCCCAGCACCACGTCGAGGCCGACCACGGGCTCGGACCGGATGACGCAGTCCCTGTGGAGGACGGGGTGGCGGAAGGCGAGGAGCCCCTGGTCGCGGAGGGGGCGGAGCCAGCCCTCCACCTGGGTGAAGAGCGTGTCCACCTGGCCCAGGTAGGCGCGGTAGCGGGCCATGCGCGCCGTGGCCTCCGAGCGCTGGCGCTCCTGGCGCTGGGCGAGATGGGCGGCGAGGTCATTCAGGTCCATGGCCACCCTCAGATGAACCACCAGGCCAGGAGGGCGCCGGGCAGCAAGAGGATCCAGGCGCAGCCCTTGAGTCCGAAGGTGGTGCGGTTGTAGACGCGGTTGTAGGCGGCCTTGCGCGGGTTGGTGAGCCAACCCCAGCCGCGGGGCGCCTTCAGTCCGAGGTTCTGGCGGACGAAACGGGCTGGGCTGGTGCGGGCTGCGATGCGCTTCTTCAGGGAGGGGATGCGGAGACCGACCTTCATGGGAGCTCCTTCGAGACGGGATGGTGCTGGATCAGCCGCCGTCCCAGCTGGAGGATGCGGTTGCCGTCGGAGACGCAGGCCTGCCACTCGGCGGGGATGGCCTCAAGGCCGTCTCGGGCGCCCAGGAGCGCGCCCACGATGGCGCCGTTGGTGTCGGTGTCGCCGCCCTGGCGGATCACCCAGGGGAGGGCCTCGGCGTAGGGCTGACCCGAGCTGAGGACGGAGATGGCCACCTTGAGGGCTACCAGCGTCGAGCCCATGTCCCAGCCATCGAGTCGGCGCTCGGCCAGGGATTCAAGGGATACGGGGACGAAGGCCTCGGCCACCTCGGGCAGCAACGCCTCGGCGTGGGCCAGGGCGAAGTGGCGGGGGTCCCGCTCCCGGTGCACCTGGGCGGCCACTAGCAGGGCGAGGAGGGCCGCGGACTGGCGGCAGGCGGGATCCCAGTGGGTGAGGGAGGCCTCCTCTGAGGCCAGCCGGAAGACGTCCCCGGGCTGGCCGGCGAAGGCCAGACCCAGGGGTGCGATGCGCATGGCGGCACCATTCCCGAGGGGTCGCTCACCGCGCTTGCAGCGGGTCTGCCACACGCGCTCAGCGGCCCGGGCCTCCCCGGCCAGAGTCTTGATCAGCACCTCGCGGGTGAGACCGCCGATGCCTCGGGAACCCGACCGGAGCCAGTCCAGGTAGGCCGAGAGGATGGCTGGGTGGCCCAGCTGGTCCGCCCCCGGCGGGAGGTTGGCGAGGCAGCCGCCCAGGGCCATGGCCATGGCGAGGTCGTCGTCCCAGGCGCGGTGGGCCTCCTCGACGGGCAGGCGAGGGAAGGCGCCTGTGGAGGCCAGGCGTGCCCGGGTCTCCTCCCGGGTCCGGGATTCCACCGCGAGACCGAGCACGTTGCCGACGGCCAGGCCCATGAGGCAGCCCACTGCGCGGGATTCGGCGGTGAGGAGGTAGAAGGAGGTGACTGGGCTCATAGATGCAGGATGGATCGAAGAGGTGGACATAGGCTGTCGAATTCTAGGATTCAAATGAGATTCAGGCGCTCCTGAGCTAGGCCCAGTGTGGCCAGGGAGCCCCAGGGGAAGGCCACCCGATCAGCCTCGATCCCGTCTCCGAAGAGCGTCCCCAGGTCGTTCATCTCGGAAACGACCACGAGGGTCTGTCCGGGGCCCAAGATGCCCTCGGTGAGGGAGGTCCCGGTGGCGCGGCTGGGGAAGGCCTCCCGGACAAAGTAGGCCAGGGTCGGGACCGTGGGCTTCGGCAAGGTGAAGGCGCTGTGATGCGCCTGGTGGATGGATCGCGCCCAGCCCGTGGAGCCCGTGCCCGTCGCTACGATGAGGCCCGAGGAGGACTGGCGCTCCTCGCGGTCCCCGAGGCGCAGGCGGTAGCGGGCGGACTGGTGGCTGCTGTGACCCACGAAGATCTCATTGAGGGCGAG
This region includes:
- a CDS encoding ADP-ribosylglycohydrolase family protein, coding for MSPVTSFYLLTAESRAVGCLMGLAVGNVLGLAVESRTREETRARLASTGAFPRLPVEEAHRAWDDDLAMAMALGGCLANLPPGADQLGHPAILSAYLDWLRSGSRGIGGLTREVLIKTLAGEARAAERVWQTRCKRGERPLGNGAAMRIAPLGLAFAGQPGDVFRLASEEASLTHWDPACRQSAALLALLVAAQVHRERDPRHFALAHAEALLPEVAEAFVPVSLESLAERRLDGWDMGSTLVALKVAISVLSSGQPYAEALPWVIRQGGDTDTNGAIVGALLGARDGLEAIPAEWQACVSDGNRILQLGRRLIQHHPVSKELP